In one Candidatus Bathyarchaeia archaeon genomic region, the following are encoded:
- a CDS encoding phosphoribosyltransferase produces the protein MGFLVLSWDEVYDLCIRLADKIRGSGFSPDVIVGIARGGWIPARVLSDLLDNPNVMNMRIQFYIDIGKTDKKPTIVQPLDESIRGKAILIVDDVADTGSSLRVAIEHAKGLGAREVRAATLHYKPTSSIVPDYYVEETSDWIVYPHERREFISKMASRLREEGRGFEEVVDEMARIGFPRELARTLLKESWR, from the coding sequence ATGGGCTTCCTTGTATTGAGCTGGGACGAGGTTTATGACCTATGCATCCGCTTAGCGGACAAGATAAGGGGGAGCGGGTTCTCCCCGGACGTAATAGTTGGGATCGCGCGGGGCGGATGGATCCCGGCTAGGGTGCTCTCCGACCTGCTGGATAACCCAAACGTGATGAACATGCGCATACAATTCTACATCGATATAGGGAAAACGGACAAGAAGCCAACCATAGTCCAACCCTTGGACGAATCCATAAGGGGGAAGGCGATCCTGATAGTGGACGACGTGGCCGATACAGGAAGCAGCCTAAGGGTGGCGATTGAGCATGCTAAGGGGTTGGGGGCTAGGGAAGTGAGGGCGGCCACATTGCACTATAAGCCGACGAGCTCGATCGTGCCGGATTATTACGTCGAGGAGACGAGCGATTGGATAGTCTATCCCCATGAAAGGCGGGAGTTCATCTCCAAGATGGCCTCGAGGTTGAGGGAGGAGGGAAGGGGGTTTGAGGAGGTTGTGGATGAAATGGCGAGGATCGGTTTCCCAAGGGAGCTCGCAAGGACCCTCCTTAAGGAGTCTTGGCGATGA
- a CDS encoding polysaccharide deacetylase family protein, with protein sequence MAGSKKAFCLTIDIEECALPQEFGGRPLGEEESLNLSEAGAHRLLRIIKSEGIRATFFVTGFFASKRPGIVKEITDMGNEVANHGLMHYGPQLWPGEPDDILKSGEILKRVAGARPLGYRGPLLRIWPGMVGALKRLGYAYDSSILPAYVPGRYNRLRIRPTPFAWDCGKAGRLIEIPISVTPILRIPAGWWWFRKNFGDRICGFCFDAIWRRGLPVVCNIHSWELSELPKMERVPAHVKFNCGAASEAQVRGIIAHGKNAGAEFLTMLDLAEGLSENIEGLDLIKPI encoded by the coding sequence ATGGCTGGATCTAAGAAGGCGTTCTGCCTTACGATAGACATTGAGGAATGCGCCCTCCCCCAAGAGTTTGGGGGGCGGCCACTCGGCGAAGAGGAGTCATTGAACCTCTCCGAGGCAGGCGCTCATCGATTGTTAAGGATCATTAAGTCCGAGGGCATAAGGGCTACCTTTTTCGTCACGGGCTTCTTTGCATCCAAGCGGCCGGGGATTGTGAAGGAGATAACGGATATGGGAAACGAGGTCGCGAACCATGGACTTATGCATTATGGCCCCCAATTGTGGCCCGGCGAACCGGATGACATCTTAAAGAGCGGGGAGATCTTGAAGCGGGTAGCTGGGGCGAGGCCGCTCGGATACAGGGGGCCGCTCCTGAGGATCTGGCCGGGCATGGTAGGGGCCTTGAAACGGCTTGGTTACGCCTACGATAGCTCGATCCTCCCGGCCTATGTCCCCGGGAGATATAATAGACTGAGGATTAGGCCAACGCCGTTCGCGTGGGATTGCGGGAAGGCTGGGCGATTGATCGAGATTCCGATCTCCGTGACGCCAATACTCCGAATCCCGGCCGGTTGGTGGTGGTTCCGAAAGAACTTCGGTGACCGAATCTGCGGGTTCTGCTTCGATGCCATATGGAGAAGGGGCCTACCGGTCGTTTGCAATATCCATTCTTGGGAACTTTCCGAATTGCCAAAGATGGAGCGGGTCCCAGCCCATGTTAAGTTCAACTGCGGGGCCGCATCGGAGGCTCAAGTGAGGGGAATCATCGCCCATGGGAAGAATGCCGGAGCCGAGTTCCTTACGATGCTCGATCTAGCCGAGGGGCTTTCGGAGAATATCGAGGGGTTGGATTTGATCAAGCCTATCTAG